A single region of the Chryseobacterium sp. 6424 genome encodes:
- a CDS encoding uroporphyrinogen decarboxylase has translation MNPEITNFIGYGASFFVVLSFVLKDIKKIRIVNLLGCILFVIYGVFSDYLWPIIIPNAILCFIQAYHLVKKS, from the coding sequence ATGAATCCTGAGATCACCAACTTTATCGGTTATGGCGCTTCGTTTTTTGTGGTACTGAGTTTTGTACTGAAAGATATCAAGAAGATCAGGATTGTTAACTTATTGGGCTGTATTCTGTTTGTGATTTACGGTGTTTTCAGTGATTATCTTTGGCCAATCATCATTCCGAATGCTATTCTCTGTTTTATTCAGGCTTATCATTTAGTGAAGAAGTCGTAG
- a CDS encoding mannose-1-phosphate guanylyltransferase: protein MAGGIGSRFWPMSTQKYPKQFQDILGTGRTMIQQTYDRISQIVPSENIYVITNQEYVALTEQQLPDLLTQNIVGEPMMKNTAACNIYMAKKIAAKNPNANMIVLPADHLILKERTFLEKVDLAFRLAAENDYLITLGITPTRPDTGFGYIQFLETAGSEYFKVKTFTEKPSLEIAQNFLESGDFLWNAGIFIWNTKSILSAFDTHLEEMAQQFVSCEYNTDGEATCIETIYPKVAKISIDNGILEKAANVYVIPADLGWNDLGTWTSVYENSAKDEEKNAIQSKHILTYNATGNIIHFKNKNKAAIIDGLKDYIIVDSEKALLICPRENDQLIKDYINDLKTLKKGDKFL from the coding sequence ATGGCAGGAGGAATCGGCAGCAGATTCTGGCCTATGAGTACACAAAAATATCCCAAACAGTTTCAGGACATTCTGGGTACTGGCCGTACCATGATTCAGCAGACTTATGACCGCATCAGCCAAATTGTGCCTTCAGAGAATATTTATGTAATTACCAATCAAGAGTATGTAGCGCTTACCGAACAGCAGTTACCGGATTTGTTGACACAAAATATCGTGGGCGAACCGATGATGAAGAATACCGCGGCCTGCAACATCTATATGGCTAAAAAAATCGCGGCTAAGAACCCTAATGCCAACATGATTGTGCTGCCCGCCGACCATTTGATCCTGAAAGAAAGAACTTTTCTTGAGAAAGTAGATTTGGCTTTCAGGCTGGCCGCTGAAAATGATTATTTGATTACGCTTGGCATTACGCCTACCCGACCAGATACTGGGTTCGGTTACATACAGTTTCTGGAAACCGCTGGTTCCGAATACTTTAAAGTAAAAACCTTCACCGAAAAACCTAGCCTTGAAATTGCGCAGAACTTCCTTGAAAGTGGTGATTTTTTATGGAACGCGGGTATATTCATCTGGAACACAAAATCCATTCTTTCAGCGTTTGACACCCATCTTGAAGAGATGGCGCAACAGTTCGTAAGCTGCGAATACAATACGGATGGTGAGGCGACTTGTATTGAAACCATTTATCCGAAAGTAGCTAAAATTTCTATCGACAACGGCATCCTCGAAAAAGCCGCAAACGTGTATGTGATCCCTGCTGACTTGGGTTGGAATGACCTTGGTACCTGGACCTCTGTCTATGAAAACTCTGCAAAAGATGAGGAAAAAAACGCCATCCAATCCAAACATATCTTAACCTATAACGCTACCGGGAACATCATTCATTTCAAAAATAAAAACAAGGCGGCCATTATTGATGGGTTGAAAGATTACATCATTGTAGATTCCGAGAAAGCACTGCTTATTTGCCCACGCGAGAATGATCAGCTGATCAAGGATTATATCAATGATCTGAAAACCCTTAAAAAAGGCGATAAATTCTTATAA
- a CDS encoding glycosyltransferase family 9 protein: MTVLAYRFSAFGDVAMTVPVITEILEQNPGLKIIFLSRENFRALFADIPNLTFKGVNIDEYKGFFGMRRLQQELDEEFAPDCVADLHDVIRTKILSRIFKQKNFRVQIIDKGKREKEHLTDIWNIDKKPLKHTTERYADVFRALGLQATLSHRYRTVSEVKEGVGFAPFAQHKGKMMPVEKSFELARVLARSHKVYFFGGGKAEVEILKSWEEKISNSQNLAGTLTLPQELAKIATLKAMISMDSANMHLASLVGTRCISVWGQTHPYAGFLGYGQSLEDVVHVKDLTCRPCSVFGDKECYRGDWACLHELDVQQVVAKINQI, encoded by the coding sequence ATGACTGTTTTAGCTTACCGTTTCTCAGCGTTTGGCGATGTAGCCATGACGGTCCCCGTAATCACCGAAATCCTGGAACAAAATCCCGGTCTTAAAATCATTTTCCTTTCGCGTGAAAACTTCAGGGCGCTTTTTGCGGACATCCCCAATCTGACTTTTAAAGGCGTAAACATCGACGAGTACAAAGGTTTCTTCGGCATGAGACGTTTACAGCAAGAACTGGATGAAGAATTTGCGCCAGATTGTGTGGCTGATTTACATGATGTCATCCGTACCAAAATTCTGTCAAGAATCTTTAAACAGAAGAATTTCCGTGTACAGATCATTGATAAAGGAAAAAGAGAGAAAGAACATCTTACCGATATCTGGAATATTGATAAAAAGCCCCTAAAACATACCACGGAACGCTATGCAGACGTGTTTAGGGCGCTGGGTTTGCAAGCGACACTTTCGCACCGCTACCGAACGGTTTCTGAGGTTAAAGAAGGCGTAGGATTTGCACCATTTGCACAGCATAAAGGTAAAATGATGCCTGTTGAAAAGTCTTTTGAACTGGCCAGGGTCCTCGCACGAAGTCACAAAGTTTACTTTTTTGGCGGAGGAAAAGCAGAGGTTGAAATCCTGAAATCCTGGGAAGAAAAAATCTCGAATTCTCAAAACCTTGCAGGCACGCTTACTTTACCGCAGGAACTTGCAAAGATAGCAACTTTGAAGGCAATGATTTCGATGGATTCTGCCAACATGCATCTTGCGAGCCTTGTAGGTACACGCTGTATCTCGGTTTGGGGACAAACCCATCCGTATGCGGGTTTCCTTGGGTACGGACAGTCTTTAGAAGATGTTGTACATGTGAAAGACCTTACCTGTCGGCCTTGCTCGGTTTTTGGGGATAAAGAGTGTTACCGTGGCGACTGGGCGTGCTTGCATGAGCTTGATGTTCAGCAGGTTGTCGCTAAAATAAATCAGATTTAA
- a CDS encoding glycosyltransferase, whose product MKIVVSAFSNLYTDQRIEKVCDTLSRNGYAVTLIGNDYGGSVDMQRPYPVKIIRQKSTSLKTAYPEFNWKLYFELKKYADKQTILLANDLDALLPNVLIAKQIGIPLVFDSHEIFTEMPAIQGRFTQKIWRFLERKLLPNLQYMMTESESYAEWFSQKYGVKPVVVRNIPKQIKDMVTIPDNNPKIILYQGAINQSRGITQAILATQYLENVIFKIAGDGPKLKEYQQLVKDKKLQDKVQFLGKLLPDDLRKLTKTADVALSLEENGGVSYLYSLPNKVADCIQARVPLVMINFPEMLRVYKQFKVGEIIENHEPQNIADKIIKVLRNGRSYYQAELEKAAAELCWEKEEDKILRLFQQVVAENF is encoded by the coding sequence ATGAAAATTGTGGTGTCGGCATTCAGCAATCTGTATACGGACCAGCGTATTGAAAAAGTTTGCGATACTTTGTCGCGAAACGGATATGCGGTTACCCTGATCGGGAACGATTATGGCGGCTCGGTTGACATGCAGCGTCCCTACCCGGTAAAAATCATCAGGCAAAAAAGCACTTCGCTAAAAACCGCTTACCCTGAGTTTAACTGGAAACTATATTTTGAGCTAAAAAAATATGCGGATAAACAAACCATTTTACTCGCAAATGATCTTGATGCGCTATTACCTAATGTGCTGATTGCTAAACAGATAGGTATTCCCCTGGTGTTTGACAGCCATGAAATTTTTACAGAAATGCCCGCCATACAAGGACGTTTCACACAGAAAATCTGGCGTTTCCTCGAACGCAAACTTCTTCCCAACCTGCAATATATGATGACCGAAAGCGAAAGCTACGCGGAGTGGTTTAGCCAAAAATATGGTGTAAAACCTGTCGTCGTAAGAAATATCCCTAAGCAGATCAAGGATATGGTAACCATTCCTGATAATAACCCAAAGATCATTCTGTATCAAGGTGCCATCAATCAGTCGCGAGGTATTACACAAGCCATCTTAGCTACCCAATATCTAGAAAATGTGATCTTTAAAATTGCCGGTGACGGGCCAAAACTTAAGGAATATCAACAGTTGGTTAAAGATAAAAAACTGCAAGATAAGGTACAGTTTCTCGGCAAATTACTGCCCGATGATCTACGAAAACTTACAAAAACCGCTGATGTCGCCCTTAGCTTAGAAGAAAACGGTGGTGTAAGTTACCTGTATTCTTTACCAAACAAAGTGGCAGACTGCATTCAGGCGCGCGTTCCGCTGGTGATGATCAATTTCCCCGAGATGCTGCGCGTTTATAAGCAGTTTAAAGTTGGTGAGATCATAGAAAATCATGAGCCGCAAAACATTGCTGATAAAATTATAAAAGTGCTGAGAAACGGCCGGTCCTATTATCAAGCAGAGCTGGAAAAAGCCGCGGCCGAACTTTGCTGGGAAAAAGAAGAGGATAAAATCCTAAGACTGTTTCAGCAGGTTGTGGCAGAAAATTTCTAA